The Halorarum halophilum genome contains the following window.
CAGGCCGTGGCGGTCGATCACGTCCCGGACGTCCGACTCGGGGAGGTGCGCGAGGATGGCCTTCCCGCCGGAGTTGCAGTGCATGTACGCCCACGAGCCGATGAGCGTGTTCGCGTTGATGTTGGTCCTGCCCGCCCGGCCGTAGAGGTACATGAGGCGGCCGTTCTCGTGGGTGAGCAGCCACCCCATCTCGCCGGTCGTCTCCACGAGGTCATCGACGATGGGTTTGGCCGCCTCGTACACGTCGTACCGGTTCCGGACGTACTGCCCGTAGCTGAAGAACTGGAGGCCGAGGTGGTAGGCGTCCCCGCGCTTGACCACGAAGTCGTGTGCGCGCATCGACGCGAGGTGGTCGTGGACCGTGCTCTTGGCGAGCCCCGTCCGGTCGGCCAGTTCGGTGACGCCGGCCCCGTCCGCCTCGCGGAGCTGTTCGATGATGGCGAATAGGGTGTCGTCCGACTTCACCCCCCTGCTGCCCGCGTGTTCGTTCGGCATACTCGAACTCTACGACCCCGGCTACTAAACTCTTCAGCCATCCGACCGCGCCGCGACCGTCGCGTACGGCCCGTACCGTGACTATCCGGGGCGTCGACGCGTTCGGGTCGAGGCCTCCACGGGTGGTTCGCCCTCACCGAACGAATCGTGACGTTCCGTCACACCGTAACGATTTTTCGAGTGATTGCCGACTCCCCCGGACGATTCCGAACGAACGTCCGTGAAATCCCCGGTCGGGTTCGCTGTCACCGAACGTCGGATGATCGGGGCGCGTGTTACACCGGTACGGCTGTAAGGCTGTTCGGACGAGAGCCGGAGGGACTACCAGTTCGCGGTCGGCGGCGACGGTGGAAAGGAGTACTCGGTTGCCGTCCGCTCGGCTGGGTTACGCCGTGAGTTCCTCGACGTAGTTCCGGTCCTCCGAGAGCGCCTCGGCGTCCTCGGGGAGCAGCGCGACGACGAAGTACTCCGCGTGGTCCTCCAGGTAGTCGACGATCCGGGCGATGCGGTCCGAGTCGATCGCCTCCAGCGAGTCGAGCACGATGAACGGGAGCTCCTCGTACACGTCGTGGACGAGGTAGCCCGCGAGCGCGAACACCAGCCCCGTCACCTCGCGCTCGCTCTCGGAGAGGTGGTCGACCGTGTCCCGGTAGGACTCGCCGCTGGCGGTCGACCGGATGATGTGCAGGTCGAACTCGGGCCGGGTCACCTTCCGTCGCCCCTCGCGCACCTCGCGCTCGCGGCGCTCGATCCAGATGCGCTCGATGTTGTCGTACTGGAGGATGTCGAGCACTGCGTCCATGTGGTCGTTGAACGACTCGACCGCGTCCTCCTC
Protein-coding sequences here:
- a CDS encoding IclR family transcriptional regulator — encoded protein: MPNEHAGSRGVKSDDTLFAIIEQLREADGAGVTELADRTGLAKSTVHDHLASMRAHDFVVKRGDAYHLGLQFFSYGQYVRNRYDVYEAAKPIVDDLVETTGEMGWLLTHENGRLMYLYGRAGRTNINANTLIGSWAYMHCNSGGKAILAHLPESDVRDVIDRHGLPARTANTITEPDALFEELAQVREQGYALNLGEDLEGIHAVAVPLLFGEEVHGALAVAGPAHRVNRERCEGELAERLRASTNDVELNLAYR